In bacterium, a genomic segment contains:
- a CDS encoding molybdopterin-binding protein, which yields MEFFQVVSPQEAMESVRGFAPLPAEEVPVFSAVGRILAEDVCSPVPLPDFPRATMDGYAVRAADTFGAGESIPAYLNVAGQVLMGQAPGFSLGRGEAARVSTGGMIPEGADGVVMEEYTSAPDPETVEIKRPVSVGENILAVGDDLKAGERILSAGARLRSQDIGAFSGVGILTVNVRRQPRVAILPTGDELIDPRKTPAPGQVRDINRFSLAAAVTEAGGIPETEDILPDDLDIIKARLAKAADRSDVVLISGGSSMGVRDHTVEAIDSLGEPGVLVHGISIKPGKPTIIGRVRKEGVDKAVLGIPGHPVSALMIFHAFVRPLLRQLSGEAERAAGPDGRVSARLSRNLPSAPGREDLVRVALERKDGELVAHPLMGSSAMISTMTKADGYIVIPLEREGLTADTEVEVTLY from the coding sequence ATGGAATTTTTCCAGGTCGTCTCGCCACAGGAAGCCATGGAGTCGGTGCGGGGGTTTGCGCCGCTCCCTGCGGAGGAGGTACCTGTCTTCAGTGCCGTGGGCCGCATTCTCGCCGAAGATGTGTGCAGCCCTGTTCCGCTTCCCGATTTTCCCCGTGCGACGATGGACGGCTATGCCGTGCGGGCCGCCGACACCTTCGGCGCGGGAGAGTCCATCCCGGCCTATCTGAATGTCGCCGGACAGGTCCTGATGGGGCAGGCCCCGGGGTTTTCGCTGGGGCGCGGGGAGGCCGCCCGCGTCAGCACGGGGGGGATGATCCCCGAGGGCGCCGACGGTGTCGTCATGGAGGAGTACACCTCCGCCCCCGACCCCGAGACCGTCGAGATCAAGCGCCCCGTTTCGGTGGGTGAGAACATCCTGGCCGTAGGCGATGATCTCAAGGCCGGAGAGCGGATTCTGTCCGCAGGGGCGCGGCTCCGCAGCCAGGACATCGGCGCCTTTTCCGGCGTGGGCATTCTGACGGTGAACGTGCGGCGCCAGCCGCGGGTGGCGATCCTTCCGACGGGGGATGAGCTGATCGATCCGCGGAAGACGCCCGCTCCCGGCCAGGTCCGCGACATCAACCGCTTCTCCCTCGCGGCGGCTGTCACCGAGGCGGGCGGTATCCCCGAGACCGAAGACATCCTCCCGGACGATCTGGACATCATCAAGGCGCGGCTCGCGAAGGCGGCCGATCGCTCCGATGTCGTGCTCATCTCGGGGGGCAGCTCGATGGGGGTGCGCGATCACACCGTCGAGGCCATTGATTCGCTCGGGGAGCCGGGCGTTCTCGTGCACGGCATCTCCATCAAGCCCGGCAAGCCCACCATCATCGGAAGGGTGCGGAAAGAAGGGGTGGACAAGGCGGTGCTGGGGATACCGGGACATCCCGTCTCCGCGCTCATGATCTTCCACGCTTTCGTGCGTCCTCTTCTCCGGCAGCTGAGCGGCGAGGCCGAGAGGGCGGCGGGGCCGGACGGGAGAGTCTCCGCCCGCCTGTCGAGAAATCTTCCCTCGGCGCCGGGGCGGGAGGATTTGGTCCGCGTCGCCCTCGAGCGCAAGGACGGGGAACTGGTGGCGCACCCGCTCATGGGAAGCTCGGCCATGATTTCGACCATGACCAAGGCCGACGGCTATATCGTGATCCCGCTCGAGCGGGAAGGATTGACGGCCGACACCGAAGTGGAAGTCACGCTCTACTGA